A region from the Nonlabens sp. YIK11 genome encodes:
- a CDS encoding DMT family transporter, whose amino-acid sequence MLFNIPNSRLKYIYLVILSIIWGTSFILIKKALGQDQSGNLVLQPLQLGALRTMISGVILISIGWNSFAKTNRKDWKWLALSGLLGTFFPAFLFAYAQTEIDSAVSAILNSTVPLITLILGAVLFGISFSKRQLLGVIIGLSGAIGLVLAGMENNPEQNYLFAGLVLIACCCYASNVNIIKRYLQNIKPLAIATANFVFILPLAIIVFLSAGGGNLEFTSTEVLRRLGFILVLCVFGTVAAKIMFNKLVQMTSPVFASSVTYLMPVVGLIWGTLDGEDFSLWQGLATGVIIFAVILVTREKKKPASD is encoded by the coding sequence ATGCTTTTCAACATACCCAATTCCCGACTCAAATACATCTACCTTGTCATTTTAAGCATCATTTGGGGTACCTCATTTATTCTTATCAAAAAAGCCTTAGGCCAGGACCAGAGTGGTAATCTCGTATTGCAACCGCTTCAATTGGGCGCGCTGCGTACTATGATTTCTGGAGTGATATTGATTTCCATAGGGTGGAATTCTTTTGCCAAAACAAATCGTAAGGACTGGAAATGGCTCGCCTTATCTGGCTTACTGGGAACCTTTTTTCCTGCATTCCTTTTTGCATATGCACAAACTGAAATCGATAGCGCCGTTAGTGCGATTCTCAACTCGACCGTACCTTTGATCACCTTGATTCTAGGAGCGGTACTGTTCGGGATTAGTTTTTCCAAAAGACAGTTACTGGGTGTGATCATTGGTTTGAGCGGTGCCATAGGGCTTGTTCTTGCAGGTATGGAAAACAATCCTGAACAGAACTACTTATTTGCTGGCCTTGTACTTATCGCCTGTTGCTGTTATGCCAGCAATGTGAACATCATCAAGCGCTACCTGCAAAACATCAAACCGCTGGCTATCGCAACGGCCAATTTTGTATTCATACTACCGCTAGCGATTATTGTGTTTTTATCGGCTGGCGGTGGGAATCTTGAGTTTACTTCTACAGAGGTGCTGCGCCGTCTTGGTTTTATTTTGGTGCTTTGTGTTTTTGGGACCGTCGCGGCCAAAATCATGTTCAATAAACTGGTGCAAATGACATCACCGGTTTTTGCGAGTAGTGTCACGTATCTAATGCCCGTTGTGGGATTGATATGGGGAACACTGGATGGCGAGGATTTCTCGCTTTGGCAAGGACTAGCCACAGGTGTGATCATTTTTGCGGTCATTCTGGTAACTCGTGAAAAGAAAAAACCAGCCTCTGATTAG
- a CDS encoding single-stranded DNA-binding protein: MAGTLNKVMLIGHTGDEVKMKYFEGGNCIGRFPLATNEEYVNRNTGERVSNTEWHNCVVRNKAAEVCEKYLHKGDKVYIEGRIKSRQWTGEDGQQRYTTEIQVQEFTFLTPKNENAAPANNAAPSSSQPARNNAPAPSKAPAPQSMDDDEDDDLPF; encoded by the coding sequence ATGGCAGGAACGTTAAACAAAGTGATGCTTATAGGCCACACCGGTGATGAGGTCAAAATGAAATATTTTGAGGGCGGCAATTGCATAGGCCGTTTCCCACTGGCGACTAATGAAGAATACGTAAACCGCAACACTGGCGAGCGTGTTTCTAATACAGAGTGGCACAACTGCGTGGTGCGCAACAAAGCTGCCGAAGTCTGCGAGAAGTACCTGCACAAAGGTGATAAAGTGTACATAGAAGGTCGCATCAAGTCCAGACAATGGACTGGCGAGGACGGCCAGCAACGCTACACGACTGAGATACAGGTGCAGGAATTTACATTCCTCACGCCCAAGAATGAAAACGCAGCGCCTGCAAACAATGCCGCGCCGTCATCATCGCAGCCTGCTCGCAACAATGCCCCAGCACCATCCAAAGCGCCAGCACCGCAGTCCATGGACGACGATGAGGATGATGACCTGCCGTTTTAA
- a CDS encoding HU family DNA-binding protein, with translation MTKADIVSKISDKLGMEKTEVQAAVESFMDEVKGSLETGENVYLRGFGSFIVKTRAEKTGRNISKNTTIKIPAHNIPAFKPAKVFVEGVKSNVKVK, from the coding sequence ATGACTAAAGCAGATATCGTATCAAAAATTTCAGATAAACTGGGAATGGAGAAGACCGAGGTGCAAGCAGCGGTTGAATCCTTTATGGATGAAGTGAAAGGATCCCTAGAGACTGGCGAGAACGTCTATTTACGTGGTTTTGGTAGCTTTATAGTGAAAACTAGAGCTGAAAAAACCGGCCGTAACATTTCCAAGAACACAACAATTAAAATACCCGCACACAACATACCGGCATTTAAACCTGCCAAAGTATTTGTTGAAGGTGTAAAATCAAACGTAAAAGTAAAGTAA
- the gldD gene encoding gliding motility lipoprotein GldD, translated as MYDTIKIVISIFLLTLLASCGGDGPVPKPDAQLALNYSSPIYKSLDKSLPYTFEFNEFAFAKANDDKSSSITYPELDAKIYLTYRAVDTNLRQLLIDGQKLSYNHNQMADAISETPFMNTQKSVYGMLYGVEGNAASNVQFYATDSTRHFLTAALYFDREPNYDSILPAVDYIKKDMIKMMESLEWR; from the coding sequence GTGTACGACACCATAAAAATTGTCATTTCCATCTTCCTTTTGACCCTACTCGCAAGTTGTGGTGGCGATGGTCCTGTACCTAAACCAGATGCACAGCTCGCGCTTAATTATTCCAGTCCGATTTATAAGTCACTCGACAAGTCATTACCTTATACTTTTGAGTTTAATGAGTTCGCTTTCGCGAAAGCGAATGACGACAAATCTTCATCCATCACATATCCAGAGCTGGATGCAAAAATCTACTTGACCTATCGCGCCGTGGATACCAACTTGAGACAGCTGCTTATTGATGGGCAAAAATTATCCTACAACCACAACCAGATGGCAGACGCTATAAGTGAGACTCCATTCATGAACACCCAAAAAAGTGTCTATGGTATGTTGTACGGTGTTGAAGGGAATGCGGCGTCTAACGTGCAGTTTTATGCTACAGACAGTACACGTCATTTTCTAACGGCTGCGCTCTATTTTGATAGAGAACCTAACTATGATTCCATCCTACCAGCTGTGGACTATATCAAAAAGGACATGATCAAGATGATGGAAAGCCTTGAGTGGCGATAA
- a CDS encoding ribonuclease E/G: protein MDKEIIIRSGATKIDYALTKQGRLIELHADEDENKFAVSDIFIAKTRKVLSGLNASFVDVGYEKDGFLHYHDLGPGYLTQLKFTKQVISGRLKNYALKDIKIEKELEKSGSITDVVAPNQPVLVQVVKEPISTKGPRLSAELSLPGRYVVLVPFSDRISISQKIEDREEKSRLKRLVKSIKPEGFGVIVRTVAKGKLVAELDQDLTNLMTRWENMCSKLHKASYPTKVMSEVSRTNSLMRDVFNDSYTSIVVDDEEVCNEIKDYLKTIAPHKENIVKYHNPRVPIFEKYGIERQIKTSFGRTVSMSKGAYLVIEHTEAMHVIDVNSGNRSNKADSQEDTALETNMIAATEIARQLRLRDMGGIIVVDFIDMRQAGNRKKLYEHMRDEMADERAKHKILPVSKFGLIQITRQRVRQEVNIKTREENPDGNGDGEIQAPILVIQKITEELERHLKAGKKKITLHAHPFVAAFITKGYPSVRSKWFAKHRKWIKVMPRDAYTYLEFHFTDKDGKELS from the coding sequence ATGGATAAAGAAATTATTATCCGTTCCGGTGCTACAAAAATTGATTATGCCCTAACTAAACAGGGAAGGCTAATTGAATTACATGCAGATGAGGATGAAAACAAGTTTGCGGTAAGCGATATTTTTATCGCCAAAACCCGCAAGGTATTATCCGGTCTTAACGCATCATTTGTTGATGTAGGATATGAAAAAGATGGTTTTTTACACTATCATGATCTAGGCCCAGGATACCTAACCCAACTTAAATTCACCAAACAAGTCATAAGCGGTAGACTCAAAAACTACGCTCTTAAAGACATAAAGATCGAGAAAGAACTCGAGAAAAGCGGCTCTATTACAGATGTCGTCGCTCCCAACCAACCTGTCCTTGTACAGGTAGTAAAAGAACCCATATCCACAAAAGGACCTCGCCTAAGTGCAGAGCTTTCCCTTCCTGGACGTTATGTCGTTCTAGTACCTTTCTCTGACCGAATCTCCATATCCCAGAAAATTGAGGATAGAGAAGAAAAGAGTAGACTTAAAAGACTTGTAAAAAGTATTAAACCTGAAGGATTTGGTGTCATTGTGCGCACCGTTGCCAAAGGTAAATTAGTAGCAGAACTGGATCAGGATCTAACTAATCTAATGACTCGCTGGGAAAACATGTGTAGCAAACTGCATAAAGCAAGCTACCCTACCAAAGTAATGTCAGAAGTTAGTCGTACCAATTCCCTCATGAGAGATGTCTTTAATGACAGCTACACATCCATTGTTGTGGATGACGAGGAAGTATGCAATGAAATCAAGGATTACCTAAAGACCATTGCTCCACATAAAGAAAATATCGTAAAATATCACAACCCACGCGTTCCCATATTTGAGAAATATGGAATCGAGCGTCAGATCAAGACCTCATTTGGCCGTACAGTCTCCATGAGTAAAGGCGCGTATCTCGTTATCGAGCATACAGAAGCCATGCACGTCATAGACGTCAACTCAGGAAACCGTTCCAACAAAGCAGACAGTCAAGAAGACACTGCGCTAGAAACCAACATGATCGCCGCGACAGAGATCGCGCGACAGTTGCGATTGCGCGATATGGGCGGTATCATCGTTGTCGATTTTATCGACATGCGCCAGGCAGGAAACCGCAAAAAGCTCTATGAGCACATGCGTGATGAAATGGCTGACGAGCGTGCCAAACACAAGATTTTACCCGTTTCAAAATTTGGTTTGATACAAATCACACGCCAGCGCGTGCGTCAAGAAGTCAACATCAAAACCCGGGAAGAAAATCCAGATGGCAACGGCGATGGAGAGATACAAGCACCTATTCTCGTAATTCAAAAGATTACTGAAGAACTGGAACGCCACTTAAAAGCAGGAAAGAAAAAGATCACGCTACATGCGCATCCTTTCGTTGCCGCTTTTATAACTAAAGGATACCCATCCGTTAGGTCAAAGTGGTTTGCAAAACACCGCAAGTGGATCAAGGTCATGCCTAGAGATGCCTACACCTATCTAGAATTTCATTTCACAGATAAAGATGGTAAGGAATTGTCCTAA
- a CDS encoding gliding motility-associated protein GldE, giving the protein MDPDPLPLMQLLLVYQPEQLMYLGVFILLLIFSALISGAEVALFSLSSTELEEDNPSFPKQAIVAKLLDRPKKLLATILIANNAINITSVLIFSILAEVWFGGLETEWLRFLLEVGVVTFLILLFGEIFPKVYANRNPIGFANFMALPLNVLDKLFSFMSLPMRYITLLIQDRLGSKKSNITVSQLSQALELTDENDTTDEEQQLLQGIVSFGLTDTKNVMRNRTDVFALDESLTFKEIVPQVVTNGYSRIPVFKESIDNITGILYVKDLLPYIDRKNFEWTKLLREAYFVPENKKLDDLLQDFQEQKKHLAIVVDEYGGTSGLISLEDIIEEIVGDISDEFDDENLVYSKLDDRNYIFEGKTSIKDFYRILKLEEDAYQLFEDAKGESETLAGFLLEQTGHFPRKLDKIIFEGYTFIIESMDKKRIKQIKCTTP; this is encoded by the coding sequence TTGGATCCAGACCCATTGCCCTTAATGCAATTGCTACTCGTATATCAACCAGAACAGTTGATGTATCTAGGAGTTTTTATTCTACTTTTAATTTTTAGTGCACTGATTAGTGGTGCAGAGGTTGCCTTGTTTTCGCTAAGCAGTACAGAGCTGGAAGAGGACAACCCTTCTTTTCCCAAGCAGGCTATTGTCGCCAAACTTTTGGATCGGCCTAAAAAGTTGCTGGCGACGATACTTATTGCCAACAACGCCATCAACATTACATCGGTACTTATCTTTAGTATTCTTGCTGAGGTTTGGTTTGGTGGGCTGGAGACCGAATGGCTTAGATTCTTGCTGGAAGTTGGCGTTGTTACCTTTTTGATATTGCTTTTTGGGGAGATTTTCCCTAAGGTGTATGCCAATAGAAATCCCATAGGGTTTGCTAATTTTATGGCGCTGCCTCTAAATGTGTTAGATAAACTCTTCAGTTTTATGAGTTTGCCCATGAGGTACATCACCTTGCTTATTCAAGACCGTTTGGGCAGCAAAAAATCAAATATCACCGTATCGCAACTATCTCAGGCTCTCGAGCTCACTGACGAGAACGACACCACCGATGAAGAGCAACAGCTTCTTCAAGGCATCGTTAGTTTTGGTTTGACAGATACTAAAAACGTCATGCGCAACCGCACTGATGTTTTTGCTCTGGATGAAAGTTTGACCTTTAAGGAAATCGTACCTCAAGTAGTGACCAATGGATACTCACGCATACCGGTATTCAAGGAAAGTATCGACAACATTACTGGTATTTTATACGTCAAGGACCTGTTACCTTATATAGACCGCAAAAATTTTGAGTGGACCAAGCTGCTGCGAGAAGCTTACTTTGTCCCAGAAAACAAAAAACTGGACGACCTGTTGCAGGATTTTCAAGAGCAGAAAAAGCACCTTGCTATTGTGGTAGATGAATATGGTGGTACCAGTGGTTTGATCTCGCTGGAAGACATCATTGAAGAGATTGTAGGTGATATAAGCGATGAGTTTGATGATGAAAATCTCGTTTACAGCAAGCTGGACGATCGCAACTACATCTTTGAAGGCAAGACATCCATCAAGGATTTCTATCGCATCCTAAAATTGGAAGAGGACGCCTACCAACTGTTTGAAGATGCAAAAGGCGAATCTGAAACGCTTGCGGGATTCCTGTTGGAGCAAACCGGACATTTTCCTAGAAAGCTGGATAAAATAATCTTTGAAGGCTACACGTTTATCATAGAGTCCATGGACAAGAAACGCATCAAACAAATCAAGTGTACGACACCATAA
- the mutY gene encoding A/G-specific adenine glycosylase, producing the protein MNFSNKLISWYQLHKRDLPWRHTSDPYFIWLSEIILQQTRVNQGLPYYLRFVETFPSVQDLAAAPQEDVLKLWQGLGYYSRARNLHTAAMQVVDNGGTFPNNYKELLKLKGIGDYTAAAIASFAFDEAVAVVDGNVYRVLSRIFGISTPINSTDGIKEFKNLAQELIDPKHPASHNQAIMEFGAMQCVPKNPDCNICPFQNDCVAFQDQRITELPVKIKKTKVLNLHHHYMVTVTPSGKTILQERPQNGIWAGLYEFPFVEAKGALLPSELITAVDFEKVYKGVRFRESVFNHDPIIHKLSHRKIHAYFWIIHTESELENAITIEEARSKPLHVLMERFMTQFWPLKS; encoded by the coding sequence ATGAATTTTTCTAACAAGCTCATTTCTTGGTATCAACTGCATAAAAGAGACCTGCCGTGGCGTCATACCAGTGACCCGTATTTCATCTGGTTAAGTGAGATTATATTGCAGCAAACCCGTGTGAACCAGGGCTTGCCGTACTATTTACGCTTTGTGGAGACCTTTCCCAGCGTGCAGGATCTGGCCGCTGCGCCACAAGAAGACGTGCTAAAATTATGGCAAGGCCTAGGCTATTATTCCAGGGCAAGAAATCTTCATACAGCAGCCATGCAAGTGGTCGATAACGGTGGTACATTCCCTAATAACTATAAGGAATTGCTCAAATTGAAAGGAATAGGCGACTACACCGCTGCGGCAATCGCCAGTTTTGCCTTTGACGAAGCCGTTGCCGTAGTGGATGGAAACGTTTATCGAGTTCTTTCAAGAATCTTTGGGATCTCAACGCCCATCAATTCTACAGATGGCATTAAGGAATTTAAAAATCTTGCTCAAGAACTCATCGACCCAAAACATCCCGCGAGTCATAACCAGGCGATCATGGAATTCGGTGCGATGCAGTGCGTTCCTAAAAATCCTGATTGTAACATTTGCCCGTTCCAGAACGATTGTGTTGCCTTTCAAGATCAACGCATAACAGAACTTCCCGTAAAGATCAAGAAGACTAAAGTCCTCAACCTTCACCATCATTATATGGTGACCGTCACGCCATCTGGGAAAACCATTCTTCAGGAGCGGCCGCAAAATGGAATTTGGGCTGGACTATACGAGTTTCCGTTTGTAGAAGCAAAAGGTGCCTTGCTGCCGTCAGAGCTTATCACAGCGGTTGATTTTGAGAAAGTATATAAAGGAGTTCGCTTTCGCGAAAGCGTATTTAATCACGATCCCATCATACACAAGTTGAGCCATCGCAAGATCCACGCCTATTTCTGGATCATCCACACAGAATCTGAACTAGAGAACGCCATCACCATTGAAGAAGCTAGAAGCAAACCCTTACACGTTCTAATGGAACGATTTATGACCCAATTCTGGCCCTTAAAAAGCTAA
- a CDS encoding insulinase family protein, which translates to MNKIVLGLVVAFISATGLAQKVEFTEYDLSNGLHVILHQENAAPVVTVGVMYQVGAKDEEPGRTGFAHFFEHLLFEGTENIERGEWFNIVAANGGSNNANTTQDRTYYYETFPSNKLELGLWMESERMLHPKIEQIGVDTQNEVVKEEKRQRIDNAPYGAIIYRTGIDKHLFKKHPYGQSVIGSMDDLNAAKLEEFRAFNDKYYNPNNATLVVAGDIDIKDTKKMIEDYFGPIENKAPRNNRTVIVENPITETRYATEYDANIQIPAKIFSYVTPKSTDRDAYVLDYISQVLTGGASSRMQKRMVEDEKIAFQVLAFNSANQDYGTYTMGALAKGDTELSTLAKVMDEEIKKLQTTLITEREYQKLQNQFEAQYINSNSRVQGIASSLATYNMLQGDTDRINKELEIYKSVTREDIKRAANQYLKPNQRLELDYLAGQAPTDTEDAKDEVEQMKEEMMATGTDKMSDKIFFDYDKATLTASSKKELDKMAQVMKQDPTLMLKAETYTDSRGSASYNLDLSQRRSAAVIGYLVAKGISKDRLEGIGRGEENPVVDCSAMDCTSEQYEQSRRTEFTITKK; encoded by the coding sequence ATGAACAAAATCGTATTAGGTCTTGTAGTAGCTTTTATAAGCGCTACTGGACTTGCTCAAAAGGTAGAATTCACTGAATATGACCTGTCCAATGGTCTGCACGTTATTCTACATCAGGAAAATGCTGCTCCTGTGGTGACCGTAGGTGTCATGTATCAGGTAGGCGCCAAGGATGAAGAACCAGGACGTACTGGATTTGCTCACTTTTTTGAACACCTTCTTTTTGAAGGAACTGAAAATATTGAGCGCGGTGAATGGTTCAATATCGTAGCTGCCAATGGTGGTAGCAACAATGCCAACACAACACAAGATCGTACCTACTATTATGAGACGTTCCCGTCCAATAAGTTGGAATTAGGTCTATGGATGGAAAGCGAGCGTATGCTACACCCTAAGATTGAACAGATAGGCGTAGATACTCAAAACGAAGTCGTGAAAGAAGAAAAGCGCCAACGTATCGACAACGCACCTTATGGAGCGATAATCTATAGAACAGGTATCGACAAGCACTTATTTAAAAAACATCCATACGGTCAATCAGTAATTGGCTCCATGGACGATTTGAATGCAGCAAAACTAGAAGAGTTCCGTGCATTCAATGACAAATACTACAATCCCAACAACGCTACATTAGTAGTTGCTGGTGATATTGATATCAAGGACACGAAGAAAATGATCGAGGATTATTTTGGACCTATTGAAAACAAGGCGCCTCGCAATAATAGAACTGTCATCGTAGAAAACCCTATTACTGAAACGCGCTATGCAACAGAATACGATGCTAACATCCAGATTCCTGCTAAGATTTTCTCTTATGTAACACCTAAGTCCACAGATCGTGACGCTTATGTGTTGGATTATATTTCCCAAGTTTTGACTGGCGGTGCGAGTTCCAGAATGCAAAAGCGTATGGTAGAGGATGAGAAAATTGCCTTCCAGGTATTAGCTTTCAACTCTGCCAACCAGGATTATGGTACTTATACGATGGGCGCTCTTGCGAAAGGCGACACAGAATTAAGTACTCTTGCTAAAGTAATGGATGAAGAAATCAAAAAACTTCAAACCACGCTTATCACAGAACGTGAATACCAAAAATTGCAAAACCAATTTGAAGCTCAGTACATCAATTCAAACTCTAGAGTTCAAGGTATCGCAAGTTCCCTCGCAACCTATAACATGCTTCAAGGCGACACAGATCGTATCAATAAGGAATTGGAGATATACAAAAGCGTTACCAGAGAGGACATCAAAAGAGCTGCAAACCAATATTTGAAGCCTAACCAACGATTAGAACTGGATTACCTTGCAGGACAAGCTCCTACTGATACTGAAGATGCCAAGGATGAAGTAGAGCAAATGAAGGAAGAAATGATGGCCACCGGAACCGATAAAATGTCTGACAAGATTTTCTTTGATTATGATAAAGCAACATTGACAGCATCCTCAAAAAAGGAATTGGATAAAATGGCGCAAGTCATGAAACAAGATCCAACCTTAATGTTGAAAGCGGAAACTTATACTGATAGTAGAGGTAGCGCTTCTTATAACTTGGATCTTTCCCAAAGAAGATCTGCAGCGGTTATAGGTTATCTTGTTGCAAAAGGGATTTCTAAAGACCGTCTGGAAGGAATAGGACGTGGCGAGGAAAATCCAGTTGTTGATTGTAGCGCCATGGACTGTACATCAGAGCAGTATGAGCAATCGAGAAGAACTGAGTTCACTATCACCAAAAAATAA
- a CDS encoding insulinase family protein, whose amino-acid sequence MKKHINILMAVLFIGTSAIAQIDRSKIPTSGPTPEINLGEPDSFELDNGLQVLVVTERKLPTISMSLDLNNPPIVEGDKAGVQSLTGSIMGKGTTKTPKEKFNEEVDYLGALISVSTGGGYVSTLSKYTDKVMGLFAEAALNPNFTQEELDTEKSQLIEGIKSGENSAAAIAGKVRSALVYGKDHAAGEFSTEETINNVTLADVKKFYNDYFVPNNAYLLISGDIDKKEAKKLVEKYFKDWKAKEAPKPNLPEVTDVATTEIDFVDVPNAVQTELAVYNTSELKMSDDDYHAALVANYIFGGGFGSYLNMNLREKNGYTYGAGSGLGAGRDYKSTFRATTKVRNEVTDSAIVETFKELDRIKTTYVSDEDLANAKAKFLGNFIMQSEDKSVVANRAITIRTNDLDEDFYKDFIANINAVTKEDVKRVANKYFKTDNMRVVLVGKASDVLENLEKMKVNGKALPIKFYDKEANPTSRPSTISIPAGTTVNTVFADYIKAIGGRDNVAAVKSTALIGSSSSPMGEIVLNVKKTNDNKFSQTITVGGNVVSKQVYANGKGRVGGMQGNAELEGEQLAAVADEAVLFPEYTFPDKGELVGAEKIGDKNAYVIKWSDTKKTFYDMDSGLLLGQENTIKAQGQEFKTMIKYDNYKEVKGVKYPMTIIQQMAGRDMRFDINTVRVNEGVVDADFE is encoded by the coding sequence ATGAAAAAGCATATCAATATATTAATGGCCGTTCTCTTTATAGGGACAAGTGCCATAGCACAAATAGACCGTTCCAAAATTCCTACTTCTGGACCAACTCCAGAAATCAATCTAGGCGAACCTGACAGTTTTGAATTGGATAACGGCCTTCAAGTATTAGTAGTTACAGAACGTAAACTTCCTACCATTTCGATGAGTTTGGACCTGAACAATCCTCCTATTGTGGAAGGAGATAAAGCTGGTGTCCAGTCTTTGACAGGCTCCATTATGGGAAAAGGAACTACCAAAACGCCTAAAGAAAAATTCAATGAAGAAGTGGATTACTTAGGTGCACTCATAAGCGTTAGCACTGGTGGTGGGTATGTCTCAACTTTATCAAAGTATACTGACAAAGTAATGGGACTTTTTGCAGAGGCAGCTCTTAATCCAAATTTCACCCAAGAAGAGTTGGATACAGAAAAATCACAATTGATTGAGGGTATCAAATCTGGAGAAAACAGTGCAGCAGCCATCGCTGGCAAAGTGCGCAGTGCTTTAGTTTATGGTAAAGATCACGCTGCAGGAGAATTCTCTACAGAAGAGACCATCAACAATGTAACTCTAGCCGATGTCAAGAAGTTTTATAATGACTACTTCGTTCCTAACAATGCCTACCTCTTGATTAGCGGTGACATTGATAAAAAGGAAGCAAAAAAACTAGTTGAAAAGTACTTCAAAGACTGGAAGGCAAAAGAGGCTCCAAAGCCAAACTTGCCAGAAGTAACTGACGTTGCAACAACCGAGATTGACTTTGTGGACGTTCCTAATGCTGTTCAAACAGAGCTTGCCGTTTACAACACGTCTGAATTAAAGATGAGCGATGATGATTATCACGCAGCATTGGTAGCCAATTATATTTTTGGTGGTGGATTTGGGTCATATCTTAATATGAACCTACGTGAGAAGAATGGATATACTTATGGTGCAGGATCTGGATTAGGAGCTGGTAGAGATTACAAATCTACCTTTAGAGCAACAACCAAAGTACGTAATGAGGTAACTGACAGCGCCATTGTTGAGACTTTCAAAGAACTGGACCGCATCAAAACAACCTACGTATCTGATGAAGACTTGGCAAATGCCAAAGCTAAATTCCTAGGGAATTTCATCATGCAGTCAGAAGATAAATCTGTAGTTGCTAATCGTGCGATCACAATTCGCACTAATGATCTTGACGAGGATTTCTACAAAGACTTCATTGCAAACATCAATGCAGTGACTAAAGAAGACGTAAAGCGTGTAGCAAATAAATACTTCAAGACAGACAACATGAGAGTTGTATTGGTAGGTAAAGCTAGCGACGTGTTGGAGAACCTTGAAAAAATGAAAGTCAATGGTAAAGCATTGCCTATCAAATTCTATGATAAGGAAGCCAACCCTACAAGCCGTCCATCTACCATTTCAATTCCTGCGGGAACTACGGTAAATACAGTGTTTGCAGATTATATCAAAGCTATTGGTGGGCGCGATAATGTTGCGGCCGTTAAATCAACTGCATTGATAGGATCTAGCTCATCACCTATGGGCGAGATTGTTCTTAATGTGAAAAAGACCAATGACAATAAGTTTAGTCAAACCATCACCGTTGGTGGTAACGTTGTATCTAAACAAGTGTATGCTAACGGTAAAGGTCGAGTAGGCGGCATGCAAGGAAATGCAGAGCTGGAAGGCGAGCAACTTGCTGCCGTGGCAGATGAAGCAGTTCTATTCCCAGAATACACGTTTCCAGATAAAGGTGAACTTGTAGGAGCAGAAAAGATAGGCGACAAGAATGCTTACGTCATCAAGTGGTCTGACACCAAGAAAACGTTCTACGACATGGATTCAGGATTGTTATTGGGTCAGGAAAATACGATCAAGGCTCAAGGTCAAGAATTTAAAACCATGATCAAGTACGACAATTATAAAGAAGTAAAAGGTGTGAAATACCCTATGACGATCATTCAGCAAATGGCAGGTCGTGATATGCGGTTTGATATCAATACCGTACGTGTCAATGAAGGTGTCGTTGATGCTGACTTTGAATAA